The nucleotide sequence GCCGTGCCGGGCTGTCGGTCGTGCTGTGCAACAGCGACGACGACGTGCAGAAGGAGAGCCGTTACCTCGCGATCGCCGCGAGCGAGAACATGGCGGGCGCGATCGTGGCCCCGGCGGCGTCCGATCTGTCGCTGGGCGGCCTCGCCCGCAAGCGCGCCACCGTCGTGGTGATCGACCGGTCGATCGAGGCCGACGTCGATCAGGTCGGGTTCGACAACGTCGCACTGGGACGGGAGGCGACGCACCGGCTCATCGCCCGGGGATGCCGGCGGATCGCCTGCATCTCCGGCCCCCGCGGCATGGGCACCGCCCGTGACCGGGAGATCGGCTGGCGGGCCGCCCTGACCGAGTCCGGATTGGACGCGTCGCCGGAGTTCCTGCGGCACGCGAACTTCCGGGTCGACGGCGGCCGGCGGGCCACCGAGGACCTCCTGCGCGTCACCCCGTGGCCGGACGCCGTGCTCGCGACCAACAACATGGTCGCCATCGGGGCACTGCAGGCGATGGCCGCCGCTCCCGGCGGCGCCACCCGGCCCGAGGTCGCCGTCATCGGCGACCTCCCGTTCGCCACGACGGACGTGTCCGGACTGGTGCAGGTGCCGCTGCGACCCCGGGAGCTGGGGATCCGGGCGGCCGAGATGTTCCTCGAACGCCTCGAGGGCTTCCGGGGCGCCGCCCGCCGCGTCGTACTGGACGGCGCGGGTGCGGCCCCGCCGGGCTGAGCCGGTGGATACGCGCTCGGCCGCGACCTCGCCGATCGTCCTCATCGGACCGAGCCCTCCGTCGCACGT is from Pseudonocardia autotrophica and encodes:
- a CDS encoding LacI family DNA-binding transcriptional regulator, giving the protein MPATAGVEVGMATMAEVAARAGVSTATVSRVLAGKPVRPDSAEAVRAAAAALDYELDRTARSLRRRYSDLLALVVPDVENPFFTAVARGVEDTARRAGLSVVLCNSDDDVQKESRYLAIAASENMAGAIVAPAASDLSLGGLARKRATVVVIDRSIEADVDQVGFDNVALGREATHRLIARGCRRIACISGPRGMGTARDREIGWRAALTESGLDASPEFLRHANFRVDGGRRATEDLLRVTPWPDAVLATNNMVAIGALQAMAAAPGGATRPEVAVIGDLPFATTDVSGLVQVPLRPRELGIRAAEMFLERLEGFRGAARRVVLDGAGAAPPG